Proteins encoded by one window of Dietzia sp. B32:
- a CDS encoding Na+/H+ antiporter subunit E encodes MARKMTLEPRVLGARLFMILWLSFAWVLLWGSIDIGTIAAGLLVSILVTAVLPLPRVPVEGLLRPVSTVWLVIVVAYYLVRSSFTVAWLSVRPTAPPRSAVLRAPMRLKSDFTLALAVNTLNLMPGGIVVRVDPVARYVYIHVLDAGTDKAVEQFRHQTGHIEKLYQRAFERDEDWKPSPEHYSAPADSAPTTAGAADDAGTGTAAATDQDQEAPR; translated from the coding sequence ATGGCCCGGAAGATGACGCTGGAGCCCCGGGTGCTCGGCGCCCGCCTGTTCATGATCCTGTGGTTGAGCTTCGCCTGGGTCCTGCTGTGGGGCAGCATCGACATCGGCACCATCGCCGCCGGCCTGCTCGTGTCGATTCTGGTCACGGCGGTGCTCCCGCTCCCCCGCGTCCCCGTCGAGGGACTACTCCGACCGGTGTCCACGGTGTGGCTGGTGATCGTGGTGGCCTACTACCTGGTCCGGTCGTCGTTCACCGTCGCATGGTTGTCGGTCCGCCCCACGGCGCCGCCGCGGTCCGCGGTGCTGCGCGCCCCGATGCGGTTAAAGTCCGACTTCACGCTGGCCCTGGCCGTCAACACCCTGAACCTCATGCCGGGCGGCATCGTCGTCCGCGTCGACCCCGTGGCCCGGTACGTGTACATCCACGTCCTCGACGCCGGTACCGACAAGGCGGTGGAGCAGTTCCGTCACCAGACCGGGCACATCGAGAAGCTGTACCAGCGTGCGTTCGAACGCGACGAGGACTGGAAGCCGAGTCCCGAGCACTACTCCGCGCCCGCCGACAGCGCCCCGACCACCGCCGGCGCGGCCGACGACGCCGGGACCGGCACGGCAGCCGCCACCGACCAGGACCAGGAGGCACCCCGGTGA
- a CDS encoding Na+/H+ antiporter subunit D: protein MISPDLFGYLIPSVVLAPLLAAALCLVVSRRPRIQNLITIVTLTAVLVISGVLLVLTEQHGMHTVQVGGWDAPVGITLVADRLSALMLCVSAVILLTVIIYAVGQGVRDGDGDQPISVFLPTYLALAAGLNAAFIAGDLFNLFVGFEMLLAASYVLLTLGASQERVRAGVSYTVVSMVSSMVFLLGIALTYSAAGTLNLAQLAARMAEVPEGLRNTIFAVFLVAFGIKAAVFPLSTWLPDSYPTAPAPVTAVFAGLLTKVGVYAIIRFHTLVFPGGSMDGVLLVAGLLTMVVGILGAIAQSDIKRILSFTLVSHIGYMIFGVALSTESGLSAAIYYVGHHIVVQTTLFLVVGLIERQAGSSSLRRLGSLGVVSPVLAVTFLIPALNLGGIPPFSGFVGKLAVVQAGAEVGGGLMWVLVAGAMVTSLLTLYVVVRVWSKAFWRPRADAPEGAIALAKPLALLPSDEYVEFDERDEVGRMPWSMLAPTWALIVVSLLMTVFAGPLLAVTDGAAESLMERVEYLETVPTDATPERYVDSVTGVR, encoded by the coding sequence GTGATCTCCCCCGACCTCTTCGGCTACCTCATCCCGTCAGTCGTCCTCGCCCCGCTGCTGGCGGCCGCCCTGTGTCTGGTGGTCTCCCGCCGCCCGCGGATCCAGAACCTCATCACGATCGTCACCTTGACCGCGGTCCTGGTCATCTCGGGCGTCCTGCTGGTGCTGACCGAGCAGCACGGGATGCACACCGTCCAGGTGGGAGGCTGGGACGCCCCGGTCGGCATCACCCTGGTCGCGGACCGACTCAGCGCGCTCATGCTGTGCGTGTCCGCCGTGATCCTGCTGACGGTCATCATCTACGCCGTCGGCCAGGGCGTCCGCGACGGCGACGGTGACCAGCCGATCTCGGTCTTCCTGCCCACCTACCTCGCGCTGGCCGCCGGCCTCAACGCGGCGTTCATCGCAGGCGACCTGTTCAACCTGTTCGTCGGGTTCGAGATGCTGCTGGCCGCGTCCTACGTCCTGCTCACGCTGGGCGCCAGCCAAGAACGTGTCCGCGCGGGAGTGTCCTACACCGTCGTGTCGATGGTGTCCTCCATGGTCTTCCTGCTGGGCATCGCACTGACCTACTCCGCCGCCGGAACGCTCAACCTCGCCCAGCTCGCCGCCCGGATGGCGGAGGTCCCCGAAGGACTGCGGAACACCATCTTCGCCGTGTTCCTCGTGGCGTTCGGCATCAAGGCCGCCGTGTTCCCGCTCTCCACCTGGCTGCCCGACTCGTACCCGACCGCGCCCGCCCCGGTCACCGCGGTGTTCGCGGGCCTGCTCACCAAGGTCGGCGTGTACGCGATCATCCGGTTCCACACCCTGGTGTTCCCCGGCGGCAGCATGGACGGGGTCCTGCTGGTGGCCGGCCTGCTCACGATGGTCGTCGGCATCCTCGGTGCGATCGCCCAGTCGGACATCAAGCGAATACTGTCGTTCACTCTGGTCAGTCACATCGGCTACATGATCTTCGGCGTCGCACTGTCCACCGAGTCCGGGCTCAGCGCCGCGATCTACTACGTCGGCCACCACATCGTCGTGCAGACCACGCTCTTCCTTGTCGTGGGCCTGATCGAGCGCCAGGCGGGATCGTCCTCCCTGCGCCGTCTGGGTTCGCTCGGCGTCGTCAGCCCGGTTCTCGCCGTCACGTTCCTCATCCCGGCGCTCAACCTGGGCGGGATCCCGCCCTTCTCGGGCTTCGTCGGCAAACTCGCCGTCGTCCAGGCGGGTGCCGAGGTCGGTGGCGGACTCATGTGGGTGCTCGTCGCGGGCGCCATGGTCACCAGCCTGCTCACCCTGTACGTCGTGGTCCGCGTGTGGTCCAAGGCGTTCTGGCGGCCCAGGGCCGACGCCCCCGAGGGCGCGATCGCACTGGCCAAGCCGCTCGCACTGCTGCCGTCCGACGAGTACGTCGAGTTCGACGAGCGTGACGAGGTCGGCCGCATGCCGTGGAGCATGCTCGCGCCGACCTGGGCCCTCATCGTGGTGTCCCTGCTGATGACCGTCTTCGCCGGCCCGCTGCTCGCGGTCACCGACGGCGCGGCCGAGAGTCTGATGGAACGCGTCGAGTACCTCGAGACCGTGCCCACCGATGCGACGCCCGAACGCTACGTCGACTCCGTGACGGGGGTGCGCTGA
- a CDS encoding AAA family ATPase: MNPRPDLDLTLRLSASAADSRRGIVRAHPEVILALGMREWDAIEIIGARTTGAVVAAAPRGAPSGVLVVDEVVAANCGLGEDARVTVRAAQVTGAQSIEVQGLPPAGRGVAERVLRSALLGKVVRVGDSVTLMPRDLGPDFPTSDTTRTLRNTMGAAWSTELLTVTATVPDGIVSIQPTTAVVTGAGSTTNTAGPSAPAAVGSRGPGMAEPTGAAGGSAITAVAREDLVGVADRAEVLEQWLSLALDRSELLRTLGASPHLGVLVAGPPGVGKATLVRSVAGDRRLEVLDGPSVGALDPASRLEAVRAAAERTRDGGGILLVTDIDALLPAEAEPVSTLVLDRLRSVVATPGSVLVATCVHPEAADARLREPDVCDRVLDLPLPDAADRAALLEVMLRDVPTATVDLAAVADRTPGYVAGDLRALTREAALRAAGRASGDDATALSSARLEQDDLLGAISVIRPLSRSGTEELSLGSITLDDVGDMEEVRQALTETVLWPLQHRDSFERLGVQPPRGVLLYGPPGCGKTFVVRALASSGRLTVHMVKGAELMDKWVGSSEKAVRDLFRKARDSAPSLVFLDEIDALAPRRGQSGDSGVGDRVVAALLTELDGAEPLGDVVILGATNRPELIDPALLRPGRLERLVFVPPPDAAARADILRAAGRDVPLAEDVDLAQLAADLDGYSAADCAALLRESALTAMRRDIDAAEVTADDVARARRAVKPSLDPVQVEDLRQYAERRES; the protein is encoded by the coding sequence GTGAACCCCCGCCCGGATCTCGACCTGACCCTGCGACTGTCCGCGTCCGCTGCCGACTCCCGACGGGGGATCGTCCGCGCGCACCCGGAGGTGATCCTCGCGCTCGGGATGCGGGAGTGGGACGCCATCGAGATCATCGGCGCCCGCACCACCGGCGCCGTGGTCGCCGCGGCACCCAGGGGCGCTCCGAGCGGGGTTCTGGTGGTCGACGAGGTGGTGGCCGCCAACTGCGGGCTGGGTGAGGACGCCCGGGTGACCGTGCGGGCCGCACAGGTGACGGGCGCGCAGTCCATCGAGGTCCAGGGCCTCCCGCCGGCCGGCCGCGGCGTCGCCGAGCGGGTGCTGCGCTCGGCGCTGCTGGGCAAGGTGGTGCGCGTCGGCGACTCGGTCACGCTCATGCCGCGCGACCTCGGCCCCGACTTCCCCACCTCCGACACCACCCGCACCCTGCGCAACACCATGGGCGCGGCATGGAGCACCGAACTGCTCACCGTCACCGCGACCGTGCCGGACGGGATCGTCTCCATCCAGCCCACCACCGCGGTGGTGACCGGAGCGGGATCGACGACGAACACGGCCGGCCCGTCCGCTCCCGCCGCCGTGGGATCCCGCGGACCGGGGATGGCCGAACCCACCGGTGCGGCCGGCGGTTCGGCCATCACGGCCGTCGCGCGGGAGGACCTCGTGGGCGTCGCCGACCGGGCCGAGGTGTTGGAGCAGTGGCTCTCGCTCGCGCTGGACCGATCGGAGCTGCTGCGGACGCTGGGCGCGTCGCCGCACCTCGGGGTCCTGGTCGCCGGCCCTCCCGGGGTCGGCAAGGCGACTTTGGTCCGCTCCGTCGCGGGGGACCGTCGACTCGAGGTGCTCGACGGGCCGTCGGTCGGCGCCCTCGACCCCGCCTCGCGACTGGAGGCGGTCCGTGCAGCCGCCGAGCGAACCCGGGACGGCGGCGGGATCCTGCTGGTCACCGACATCGACGCGCTGCTCCCCGCCGAGGCCGAGCCCGTGTCCACCCTGGTCCTCGACCGGCTCCGCTCGGTGGTCGCCACGCCCGGATCGGTGCTGGTGGCGACGTGCGTGCACCCCGAGGCCGCCGACGCGCGGCTGCGCGAGCCCGACGTCTGTGACCGCGTCCTGGACCTGCCCCTGCCGGACGCGGCCGACCGCGCGGCGCTGCTGGAGGTCATGCTCCGCGACGTCCCCACCGCCACGGTGGACCTCGCGGCCGTCGCCGACCGCACGCCCGGATACGTCGCCGGCGACCTCCGGGCGCTCACCCGGGAAGCAGCCCTGCGCGCGGCCGGGCGGGCGTCGGGGGACGACGCCACCGCCCTCTCGTCCGCACGCCTCGAACAGGACGACCTCCTGGGCGCGATCAGTGTGATCCGGCCGCTGTCGAGGTCCGGCACGGAGGAACTGAGCCTGGGGTCCATCACCCTCGACGACGTCGGGGACATGGAGGAGGTGCGTCAGGCGCTCACAGAGACCGTGCTCTGGCCGCTGCAGCACCGGGACTCCTTCGAACGGCTGGGAGTGCAGCCGCCGCGGGGTGTCCTGCTGTACGGCCCGCCGGGCTGCGGCAAGACGTTCGTCGTCCGGGCCCTCGCCTCGAGCGGCCGTCTGACCGTCCACATGGTCAAGGGTGCCGAGCTGATGGACAAGTGGGTCGGGTCGTCGGAGAAGGCCGTGCGCGACCTGTTCCGCAAGGCACGTGACTCGGCGCCGTCGCTGGTGTTCCTCGACGAGATCGACGCCCTGGCCCCGCGCCGGGGCCAGTCCGGCGACTCGGGCGTCGGCGACCGCGTGGTCGCAGCCCTGCTCACCGAACTCGACGGCGCGGAGCCCCTGGGCGACGTCGTGATCCTCGGCGCGACCAACCGGCCCGAGCTCATCGACCCCGCCCTGTTGCGTCCGGGGCGGCTCGAGCGGCTGGTGTTCGTCCCCCCGCCGGACGCCGCGGCCCGCGCCGACATCCTCCGCGCCGCGGGCCGCGACGTCCCGCTGGCCGAGGACGTCGACCTGGCACAGCTCGCCGCCGACCTGGACGGTTACTCGGCCGCGGACTGCGCGGCGCTTCTGCGGGAGTCCGCACTGACCGCGATGCGACGCGACATCGACGCGGCCGAGGTCACCGCCGACGACGTGGCGCGGGCCCGCCGCGCGGTCAAGCCCTCCCTCGACCCGGTACAGGTGGAGGACCTGCGACAGTACGCCGAACGGCGCGAGAGCTGA
- a CDS encoding Na+/H+ antiporter subunit A encodes MIVILAAHAVAALIAIPLVLRLGRRAFPLLAVVPAAGAVWVAANLDRVPTESLQWAPGIHLTLDLRMDALSALMSLIALGVGALVLFYCTWYFDDSEPRLHLFAAELVAFAGVMFGLVVADNMILLYIFWEITSVLSFLLVGHYAERASSRRAATQALLVTTLGGLAMLVGMIILAQEAGSYLLSDIVAAPPSGAVIHWALALVIIGATSKSAIAPLHFWLPGAMTAPTPVSAYLHSAAMVKAGVFLVAAFSPGLSGSSTWQLPLIALGLGSLLMAGWRALRETDLKLVLAFGTVSQLGFLLVLVGIGSRDTMLAGLTMLLAHSLFKSSLFMAVGVIDKTTGTREIRELSGLGRTRPALAVFFTLAAASMAGLPPFLGFIGKESAFATVLVEGRLHGMPSIVVTAGLVLGSVLTFSYTARLVMGAFRAKPSFQDGISPAVARSKPVSPWFLSVPAALAVAGLVLGLWSAPVENLLVRFVDVAFPAGSPWRGEEDYHLGLWHGFGIPLALTAVVYVLGTMLYVAQRTVERMQFESPALGNADRIYDAVLRFFDLLSLRLTASIQRGSLPLTLGIILVTLVLFPFASLMVGTREGLRMELASNPVVLFVMIPMTVAAIAATVLRNRLAAVISTSVTGYGVAIIFAFHGAPDLALTQVLVETLLMVAFVLVLRTMPAEVPLSDGFRRMRAWLGIGVGLLVVIVGAYAINARQHPAVSRVFPDIAYDIGNGANAVNVTLVDIRAWDTLGEITVLLVAATGVASLVFRNRRYGSGPRLADADKTRSGRRGIEAARIVIEAPGASPGRWLVGATVRDPRARSLVLEVTTRLIFPTMMILSLFFFFAGHNNPGGGFAGGLVAGLALVLRYVAGGRYELGEAVPIDAGRILGFGLLLAAGTATASMFFGAPPLSSATFEGTLPVFGDVKFVTALFFDAGVYLIVVGLVLDILRSLGARLDLDAEDLEELRAVYVDATDSPSTAALRRVPGVDGAAPRSDLAARRAARLEAAENQGSTPQGMP; translated from the coding sequence GTGATCGTGATCCTCGCGGCCCACGCCGTGGCCGCCCTGATCGCGATCCCGCTGGTGTTGAGGCTCGGCCGTCGCGCCTTTCCCCTCCTGGCCGTGGTCCCCGCCGCCGGTGCGGTGTGGGTCGCGGCCAACCTCGACCGGGTGCCTACGGAGTCCCTCCAGTGGGCCCCGGGGATCCATCTCACGCTGGACCTGCGGATGGACGCGCTGTCCGCGCTGATGTCCCTCATCGCGCTCGGCGTGGGCGCGCTGGTCCTGTTCTACTGCACCTGGTACTTCGACGACTCCGAACCACGTCTCCACCTGTTCGCGGCAGAGCTCGTCGCCTTCGCGGGCGTCATGTTCGGCCTGGTCGTGGCCGACAACATGATCCTGCTCTACATCTTCTGGGAGATCACCTCCGTACTGAGCTTCCTGTTGGTCGGCCACTACGCGGAGCGCGCCTCGTCCCGCCGCGCCGCCACCCAGGCACTACTCGTCACCACCCTCGGCGGCCTGGCGATGCTCGTCGGCATGATCATCCTCGCGCAGGAGGCCGGGTCGTACCTGCTCAGCGACATCGTCGCGGCCCCGCCGTCCGGAGCCGTCATCCACTGGGCACTCGCGCTCGTCATCATCGGCGCGACGAGCAAGTCCGCCATCGCGCCCCTGCACTTCTGGCTCCCCGGGGCCATGACCGCCCCCACCCCGGTGAGCGCCTACCTCCACTCCGCCGCGATGGTCAAAGCCGGGGTCTTCCTCGTCGCGGCCTTCAGCCCCGGACTGTCCGGCTCGTCCACGTGGCAACTCCCGCTCATCGCACTGGGTCTGGGCTCCCTCCTCATGGCCGGCTGGCGCGCACTGCGCGAGACGGACCTCAAGCTGGTCCTGGCCTTCGGCACGGTCTCCCAGCTGGGCTTCCTGCTGGTCCTGGTGGGCATCGGGTCACGGGACACCATGCTCGCCGGGCTCACCATGCTGCTGGCACACTCGCTGTTCAAATCGTCCCTGTTCATGGCTGTCGGCGTCATCGACAAGACCACCGGCACCCGCGAGATCCGCGAACTGTCGGGGCTCGGCCGCACCCGGCCCGCACTGGCGGTGTTCTTCACCCTCGCCGCCGCCTCGATGGCCGGACTCCCTCCCTTCCTCGGGTTCATCGGCAAGGAGTCCGCGTTCGCCACGGTGCTGGTCGAGGGTCGCCTCCACGGGATGCCGTCGATCGTCGTCACCGCCGGCCTGGTGCTGGGCTCGGTGCTCACGTTCTCCTACACGGCCCGACTGGTCATGGGAGCCTTCCGGGCCAAGCCGTCCTTCCAGGACGGGATCAGCCCCGCGGTCGCCCGTTCGAAGCCCGTCAGCCCGTGGTTCCTCTCGGTGCCCGCGGCCCTCGCCGTCGCCGGCCTGGTGCTCGGCCTGTGGTCGGCCCCCGTCGAGAACCTCCTCGTCCGGTTCGTCGACGTCGCGTTCCCGGCAGGCAGCCCGTGGCGCGGCGAGGAGGACTACCACCTGGGACTGTGGCACGGCTTCGGCATCCCGCTGGCGCTCACCGCGGTCGTCTACGTGCTGGGAACGATGCTCTACGTCGCCCAGCGGACCGTCGAGCGTATGCAGTTCGAGTCGCCCGCCCTGGGTAACGCCGACCGCATCTACGACGCGGTCCTCCGCTTCTTCGACCTGCTGTCGCTCCGCCTCACCGCGAGCATCCAGCGCGGCTCGCTCCCCCTGACGCTCGGCATCATCCTGGTCACCCTGGTGCTGTTCCCGTTCGCGTCACTGATGGTCGGCACCCGCGAGGGCCTGCGTATGGAGCTGGCGAGCAACCCGGTCGTGCTGTTCGTCATGATCCCCATGACCGTCGCCGCGATCGCCGCCACCGTCCTGCGCAACCGCCTCGCCGCGGTGATCAGCACGTCCGTCACCGGCTACGGCGTCGCCATCATCTTCGCCTTCCACGGCGCCCCCGACCTGGCGCTCACCCAGGTGCTGGTCGAGACGCTGCTGATGGTCGCGTTCGTCCTGGTCCTGCGCACCATGCCCGCCGAGGTCCCGCTGTCCGACGGCTTCCGCCGGATGCGCGCCTGGCTCGGCATCGGGGTGGGACTGCTCGTGGTGATCGTCGGCGCGTACGCCATCAACGCCCGCCAGCATCCGGCGGTGTCCAGGGTCTTCCCGGACATCGCCTACGACATCGGCAACGGTGCCAACGCCGTCAACGTCACCCTCGTCGACATCCGCGCCTGGGACACCCTCGGCGAGATCACCGTGCTGCTCGTGGCCGCCACCGGTGTGGCCAGCCTCGTCTTCCGCAATCGGCGCTACGGTTCGGGCCCGCGCCTCGCCGACGCCGACAAGACCCGCTCCGGCCGGCGCGGCATCGAAGCCGCCCGGATCGTCATCGAGGCGCCCGGCGCCTCCCCCGGCCGCTGGTTGGTCGGCGCGACCGTCCGCGATCCGCGGGCCCGCTCCCTCGTCCTCGAGGTCACCACCAGGCTCATCTTCCCGACCATGATGATCCTGAGCCTGTTCTTCTTCTTCGCCGGGCACAACAACCCCGGTGGCGGCTTCGCCGGCGGTCTGGTGGCGGGCCTGGCACTGGTGCTGCGTTACGTCGCCGGTGGCCGATACGAACTCGGCGAGGCCGTGCCGATCGACGCGGGTCGGATCCTCGGGTTCGGGCTCCTGCTGGCCGCCGGCACCGCCACCGCCTCCATGTTCTTCGGCGCACCGCCCCTGTCCAGCGCCACCTTCGAGGGGACGCTCCCGGTGTTCGGGGACGTAAAGTTCGTCACGGCACTGTTCTTCGACGCGGGCGTGTACCTCATCGTCGTCGGACTCGTCCTCGACATCCTCCGCAGCCTCGGTGCGCGACTCGACCTGGACGCCGAGGACCTCGAGGAGCTCCGGGCCGTCTACGTCGACGCCACCGACTCGCCGTCCACCGCCGCCCTGCGTCGCGTCCCCGGTGTCGACGGCGCCGCCCCGCGGTCCGATCTGGCCGCCCGCCGCGCCGCACGCCTCGAGGCCGCCGAGAACCAGGGCTCCACCCCCCAGGGAATGCCATGA
- a CDS encoding LytR C-terminal domain-containing protein — MSSQSGNPQYDSPQPGDAEYGDPEYGNAHGADDPHGPGDGPGMDEPTGPPYRAIAMVLLAAVVLAVGVGLVQLFGSDDDSAPTADDTTSQVEQDGQGGQDADGGTGADGADGATAPGDGGAGQDGRVGDGDGTTGGGADGRDPQAADPAVPGQGQPAGQVLGGAGPDVTSVPVQIFNNSTVTGLAGRTGEALRENGYAVGDVANMPSNRGVVAESTAFYGTGPGEQQAAQAIAAQLGITAKPRPADLAGEAPGVIVIVTQDLDR, encoded by the coding sequence GTGAGCTCCCAGTCCGGAAATCCGCAGTACGACAGCCCGCAACCCGGCGATGCCGAGTACGGCGACCCCGAGTACGGCAACGCGCACGGCGCCGACGATCCCCACGGTCCGGGCGACGGCCCCGGCATGGACGAGCCGACCGGCCCGCCGTACCGCGCCATCGCGATGGTCCTGCTGGCCGCGGTGGTGCTCGCGGTCGGTGTCGGGCTGGTCCAGCTCTTCGGGAGCGATGACGACTCCGCCCCCACCGCCGACGACACCACCTCCCAGGTCGAGCAGGACGGCCAGGGCGGGCAGGACGCCGACGGCGGCACCGGAGCCGACGGTGCCGACGGCGCGACCGCCCCGGGCGACGGCGGCGCCGGTCAGGACGGGCGCGTCGGGGACGGCGACGGGACAACCGGTGGGGGCGCCGACGGGCGGGACCCGCAGGCCGCCGACCCCGCGGTGCCCGGGCAGGGCCAGCCCGCCGGTCAGGTGCTCGGTGGGGCGGGACCGGACGTGACCTCCGTGCCCGTGCAGATCTTCAACAACAGCACCGTCACCGGCCTGGCCGGACGCACCGGCGAGGCGTTGCGCGAGAACGGCTACGCCGTGGGCGACGTGGCCAACATGCCGTCCAACCGCGGCGTCGTGGCCGAGTCGACCGCCTTCTACGGAACCGGCCCCGGTGAGCAGCAGGCCGCCCAGGCGATCGCCGCCCAGCTGGGCATCACCGCCAAGCCCCGGCCGGCAGATCTGGCGGGCGAGGCACCAGGGGTGATCGTGATCGTCACCCAGGACCTCGATCGCTGA
- a CDS encoding monovalent cation/H+ antiporter complex subunit F, whose amino-acid sequence MNTFSLILWSLAIIALTAALFATMIRLVGGPNTLDRLISLDTLVAVAQGGIGVYIAWTKDTTPAAALVALALVAFLGSVSVARFRVNDSVGSPEEALS is encoded by the coding sequence GTGAACACCTTCTCGCTCATCCTGTGGAGTCTGGCGATCATCGCGCTGACCGCCGCGCTGTTCGCCACCATGATCCGACTCGTGGGCGGGCCCAACACCCTCGATCGGCTCATCTCGCTCGACACGCTCGTCGCCGTGGCCCAGGGCGGCATCGGCGTCTACATCGCCTGGACCAAGGACACCACGCCGGCGGCCGCGCTCGTCGCACTCGCGCTGGTCGCGTTCCTCGGCTCGGTGTCCGTGGCCCGCTTCCGCGTCAATGACAGCGTCGGATCCCCCGAGGAGGCCCTCTCATGA
- a CDS encoding alpha/beta hydrolase family protein, translated as MSVPALAHRAGRALLATAAAAALTVGLLPAPAQAQALPGSISPEQIANGALGAVSPESLSQLLYLGNLPGSSGSSMMGIANRLGFSPNMFAGPPPPAPQPNPNITETRVVRKDVDGRYERWLIDSADMKRGITVEVHRAPDGNRNAPFLYLLDGVGSELPSGFMQWGAAEQFRDENVNLVIPTGGQGSMWADWNEPDPVLGISKWEAFITRDLPALIEPQVSTSRSRAIGGISMGAGAAVTIATRHPDLYRAVFGVSGCYSTDALGQILTRYTVESRGATLTNMWGEPGNAQWAAHDALINAEQLRGKAIYLSSGTGVANPGDWEDYNDDAANFVAGMALEQATGQCTRAADRRLRELRIPAKIDHLPTGLHNWSYYSRQIPVAWNAIRGAL; from the coding sequence ATGTCCGTGCCCGCACTCGCCCACCGCGCAGGCCGCGCCCTCCTCGCGACCGCTGCCGCCGCCGCACTGACGGTGGGGCTGCTCCCCGCACCGGCGCAGGCGCAGGCGCTACCGGGATCGATCAGCCCGGAGCAGATCGCCAACGGCGCTCTCGGCGCGGTCTCGCCGGAGAGCCTCAGCCAGCTCCTCTACCTCGGCAACCTGCCGGGCTCGTCCGGGTCCTCGATGATGGGCATCGCCAACCGACTCGGTTTTTCCCCCAACATGTTCGCCGGCCCACCGCCGCCGGCACCGCAACCCAACCCGAACATCACCGAGACCCGTGTCGTGCGCAAGGACGTCGACGGTCGCTACGAACGGTGGCTCATCGACTCGGCCGACATGAAGCGCGGGATCACGGTCGAGGTCCACCGCGCGCCCGACGGCAACCGCAACGCGCCGTTCCTGTACCTCCTCGACGGCGTCGGCTCCGAACTCCCGAGCGGCTTCATGCAGTGGGGCGCGGCCGAGCAGTTCCGCGACGAGAACGTCAACCTCGTCATCCCGACCGGCGGCCAGGGGTCGATGTGGGCGGACTGGAACGAGCCCGACCCGGTGCTGGGCATCAGCAAGTGGGAGGCCTTCATCACCCGCGACCTGCCCGCCCTGATCGAGCCCCAGGTCAGCACCAGTCGCAGCCGCGCGATCGGCGGCATCTCGATGGGCGCCGGAGCGGCCGTGACCATCGCGACGCGCCACCCCGATCTCTACCGGGCCGTGTTCGGCGTCTCGGGCTGCTACTCCACCGACGCGCTCGGCCAGATCCTCACCCGCTACACCGTGGAGAGCCGCGGCGCGACGCTGACCAACATGTGGGGCGAGCCGGGCAACGCGCAATGGGCGGCCCATGACGCGCTGATCAACGCGGAGCAGTTGCGCGGAAAGGCGATCTACCTCTCGTCCGGCACGGGCGTGGCCAACCCGGGCGACTGGGAGGACTACAACGACGACGCCGCCAACTTCGTCGCCGGCATGGCGCTCGAGCAGGCCACCGGGCAGTGCACGCGCGCGGCGGACCGTCGCCTGCGCGAACTGCGCATCCCGGCAAAGATCGACCACCTGCCCACCGGGCTGCACAACTGGTCCTACTACTCGCGCCAGATCCCCGTCGCCTGGAACGCCATCCGCGGCGCGCTGTAG
- a CDS encoding monovalent cation/H(+) antiporter subunit G — MTDDLREIISALFVLAGALLTLASAIGLVRFRDTLSRMHPAAKPQVLGLVLILSGAGIRIFPDIDLGMLVLAAIVAVCTAPVIANRVGNLAYRESVEDGTITHEAPVLEKFIGTGFEGNGAN, encoded by the coding sequence ATGACCGATGACCTGCGGGAGATCATCTCCGCACTGTTCGTGCTCGCCGGCGCGCTGCTGACGCTGGCCAGCGCGATCGGTCTCGTCCGCTTCCGTGACACCCTCAGCCGCATGCACCCGGCCGCCAAGCCGCAGGTCCTCGGCCTCGTGCTGATCCTGTCCGGTGCCGGGATCCGGATCTTCCCGGACATCGACCTGGGCATGCTCGTACTGGCCGCCATCGTCGCCGTGTGCACCGCGCCGGTGATCGCGAACCGCGTGGGCAACCTCGCCTACCGCGAGAGCGTCGAGGACGGCACCATCACCCACGAGGCCCCCGTGCTGGAGAAATTCATCGGAACCGGCTTCGAGGGCAACGGCGCCAACTGA
- a CDS encoding Na(+)/H(+) antiporter subunit C — MTADFALLLLAGILSAAGVYLLLERAIIKILLGIMILSNGVNLLILAAGGAPGNPPIRDRTWGDNSIDSDPLSQAMILTAIVITAGVGAFILALAYRSYQFTTVDEVADDAEDTKIAQRSPTDAWSAPDRDASDDHTTGLPTELGDHVDYDDEDLEEAEAEAAAEARAEAQARAETEARRIDLREKRYKDAGKEEDL; from the coding sequence ATGACCGCCGACTTCGCCCTGCTGCTCCTCGCCGGCATCCTCAGCGCCGCCGGCGTCTACCTGCTGCTCGAGCGGGCGATCATCAAGATCCTCCTGGGCATCATGATCCTGTCCAACGGCGTCAACCTCCTGATCCTGGCTGCCGGCGGTGCCCCGGGGAACCCACCCATCCGCGACCGGACCTGGGGAGACAACTCCATCGACTCTGATCCGCTGTCCCAGGCGATGATCCTCACCGCCATCGTCATCACCGCCGGGGTCGGCGCCTTCATCCTGGCGTTGGCCTACCGCTCGTACCAGTTCACCACCGTGGACGAGGTCGCGGACGACGCCGAGGACACCAAGATCGCCCAGCGCTCCCCCACCGACGCCTGGTCCGCGCCCGACCGCGACGCCTCCGACGACCACACGACCGGTCTGCCCACCGAGCTCGGTGACCACGTCGACTACGACGACGAGGACCTCGAGGAGGCCGAAGCCGAAGCCGCCGCAGAAGCCCGCGCGGAGGCGCAGGCCCGGGCCGAGACCGAGGCCCGGAGAATCGACCTGCGCGAGAAGCGCTACAAGGACGCCGGAAAGGAGGAGGACCTGTGA